taggtgtccttaatgttttgtatactcagtcacaggaggctggtggcaccttaattggggaggatgggctcgtggtaacaactggagcggaattagtgtaatggtatcaaatacatcaaacacatggtttccatttccatttgctctgttccggccattattatgagccgtcctcccctcagcagcccccagtgtactcagtgtataacatactaatataaaaatacaaaataaacaaaatcaaGTACAAGAGGCATgcagattaaaaataaaaaaaaataaaaatggccTATAGGGATATAGTAGGACATTGTTTTCCCATGTGCATAGTGAgtgtaatttacatttacatttaagtcatttagcagacgctcttatccagagcgacttacaaattggaaagttcatacatattcatcctggtccccccgtggggaatgaacccacaaccctggcgttgcaagcgccatgctctaccaactgagccacacggtaaTAACAGCATAATTTTTTTTGAAAGTATATACATGAGAAGTGAAATATGGTGACATAACTACTGCATTGGTCCTGTAGACAAAAGTGATTTCAGTGTGTACAGAATATGAATAAACGGTAAGTGTGTGGTAGGGTGCAGGAGTCAGCCCAGGGTTCAGCTGTTGGAACAGCTCTGTGGCTTGCGGGTAGAGGCTGGTTTTGAGACTGTTTGACAGAATGCAAGGTAGTATCCGCCAAACAGCAATTGGAAGGAAAGGTTTTGCTATCTGGGTTAAGCCTGTCGCATGCTTCCCAGTTGGAACAGTTAGcaaatacagtgctttcggaaagtattcagaccccttgacttgttccacattttgttacgttacaacgttattctaaaattgattaaatatagcTTATatttcagcaatctacacacaataccccataatgacaaagtgaaaacaggcttttagaaatttttgcaaattaataaaaccaaaaaaacatacattatttacataagtatttagaccatttgctatgaaactcgaaattgagctcaagtgcatcctgtttccattgatcatccttgagaggtttctacaacttgattggagtccaccggtggtaaattcaattgattggacataacttgtaaaggcacacacctgtctatataaggtcagctgacagtgcatgtcagagcaaaaaccaagccatgaggtccaagaaattgtccgtagagttccgacaggattgtgttgaggcacagatctggggaagggtacaaaagaattctgtagcattgaaggtccagaagaacacagtggcctccatcattcttaaatggaagagatGTGgtaccaccaaggctcttcctagagctggccgtccggccaaactgagcaatcgggggagaagggccttggtcagggaggtgactcaatggtcactctgacaaagctctagaggtcctctgtggagatgggagaaccttccagaaggacaaccatctctgcagcactccaccaatcaggcctttatggtagagtggccagacagatgccactcctcagtaaaaggcacatgacagtccgcttggagtttgccaaaaggcacctaaagacccagaccatgagaaacaagattctctggtccgatgaaactaagattgaactctttggtctgaatgccaagcgtcacatctggaggaaacctggcaccatccctactgtgaagcatggtggtggcagcatcatgctgtggggatgtttttcagaggcagggactgggagactagtcaggatcgaggcaaagatgaacggagcaaagtacagagaggtccttgatgaaaacctgctccagagcactcaggacctcagactggggagaaggttcaccttccaacaggacaacgacactaagcacacagccaagacaacgccggagtggcttcgggacaaattagcaaacatttctgaaaacctgtttttgctttgtcattatgggttattgtgtgtagattgaagagggattttttgtttgttttttgaatagattttagaataaggctgtaatgtcacaaaatgtggtaaaagtcaagggatctgaatacttacagaaggcactgtatattataacaacattttgtgacgttttggtGTTCGGCAGTTTTTTTCAGCTGTTGGAGCGCACAATATTTTTTCTTGAGGCAAGTCGAAGTTCGGTAGCCGAAGTCTATGCATCTTTGTGGGTGATTGTACTACTCCTAGTAGGAGTGGAAACTATGTATGGGATTCTTCTCATTCAACAAGAGATAATACATTTTATGCAAATTCTTTCATTAGTTAGTCGTAAAATTTTGCAtgaattggtaccattggaaagaaaacactttgaagtttgtagaaatgttaaaataatgtaggagaatataacacaatagatatggtaggagaaaatccaaagaaaaaccaacatgatttttttttgagagaccatcctcttacaaTGGCAAGTATAAGGTCATACTGAAAATGAACTCCCTTCATTGAACTCCCTTCAATTAACTCCCTTCCCtcccacagggtgtcagcagtctatgttcaaggtttcaggcttgtaatttcaaaaacgaataagaaatatcagttttagtacagggacacagtcttggaaattcgtgtttgcgcgCGCCATGAAGAgaggacgcacctgctaaaatcagaatcctattgaacatacttctttctgtaagaaatattatagtttgattacattttagagtatctgaggagtaaatataaACTTATTTGACTTGATGAAACAAAGTTGAGGgatagattttcggattcctttctcagcatgttgaacgagtggattactcaaatcgatggctccaactaaacagactttttgggatataaagaaggattttatctaacaaaacaacactacatgttatagatTGGAccttttggatgacaaatcagaggaagattttcaaaaagtaagcaaatatttaatcgctatttgtgaatttatgaaacctgtgctggtggaaaaatattttgatgtggggcgccgtcctcaaacaatcgcatggcatgttttcgctgtaatagctactgtaaatcggagaatgcagttagattaacaagaatttaagctttcaaccgatataagacacttactGTATATGTACCGAAATGTTTAACATAcataatatttatgattatttatttgaattgcgcacccTCCAGCTTCACCGGAAGTTGGGACGCCTAGGCAATGCCATAAAAGTCTGATTGCATCGGTGACCATATTGTTGGCAACTTAGATTGTACCGGTATCAAAATATCTGTTCAACATCACATTTGACTATACATGTGTGGGAAAAAAATAAGCTTATTTTGGGGAGCTCAAACCATTGGCTTGTGTTACAAAAGGTTAACGAAAATAAAAAAGTCTTACTTCTTGACAGTGTCTCTTTGCAATCATTACCAATTTGGAGTAAAAAGAATGACCCTAGTTGGCGCTTCTAAGCTAACAAATATGTTACTTTAGGGTTAATGATTCTAGGGACAGTCAGACAGCGGCATCTGCACAGTATCTGTTTGCTTACACACAGCTTCAGTATTTTCAACTCTATTTTCTATGAGGGTAATCCACTCTAATCTCTCAGTGACATTTATACATACATACGTATGTATACATAACCTCTTTATGTATACATAACCTCTTTGTGTATACATAACCTCTTTGTGTATACATAACATCTTTGTGTACACATAACCTCTTTGTGTATACATAACCTCTTTGTGTATACATGACCTCTTTGTGTATACATAACCTCTTTGTGTATACATAACCTCTTTCTGTATACATAACCTCTTTATGTATACATAACCTCGTTGTGTAAACataacctctttctctcttcagggTTTGATCTTTCAATGGCCTATTGGCTTCTTCACGTAGGCTACCTCAAGATGCAGGAATTTAAGGGTTAAAGGCCCATGTTCATAATAGCATTGCTGATCTAGGATTTAAtttcttattttatttaacctctatttaactaggcaagtcagttaagaacacattcttatttacaacccTGTCTATTCAATATAATGTAAAAAGGCAGCAGTCCTACTCTGAGCCACTTTATGAAAACAGGAACTGGTCATAAACTTGATCATGTTATTGGATCACCCTCAAACAAGGTGCATCAAAGAACAAAAATCACATTTTTTTTCctttaaatagattttattttaaaaaaggaAACCCAacaatcacttttttttttacataatgaTCAAGGATTTTTATTATCGTAGTCTCTTTCATCAGTTTCATATCATTACAGAAAATGTACTATAGTACAGCGTTGTTCAATGTCTCCTCATTGCTTCAATATTGGTCATTTCCTTCAGAGTGCTGGTCACATATCTGTACAATATGGTTAATCTTCGTATTATTTTTTTCTGTACATTTTTTGTGAAGTCAGTTAAAAAGGCTGTCAGCACTTAAAAGAAGCTGTTTCTTTTATTCTGTGTGTTTTCCCTCTTTCACTTAGTCGATCAAATAAAATACTGTTTTTGTTTTTCCCAGTTAACCACGCTCCCCGGGGGCAGAGTTGCACCTGGTCAGGTGATAAATAAGGAAGCTTCAGGGTCTGGGCAGGTTAGTGgatgactgccccccccccccctttccagcACCACCATTATCCCTGCCCAGGCATTTGGCACTGCGCACATAAACAAGACTCACAAGATAAACAACAAGCAAAGCTCTTTGTCAAGCCATTGTGATGCATACTAATGAGAGAAAAATAGAAGTGTGTGGTGTCACCGTTAAAGCGACACACCACAGAGGAAATAGACCTAGATTAaaccctcccctccttcctcttaCACGAGCACCGTGGGAAATCTGGAGTCTTCCTCAGGGTTTTTCttgatatataaaaaaaaaaggataCTTTTTTCCCACTAAAATTAGAAAAtaatatttcttatttttttgtccTGGCAGGCACCTACAGATCTATTAAAATGCTACTGCTATTGATAAGGTCTAGCATTGAACACACAAAGCAATTGCAATGAAAGGAACAAAGTTGCCTTACAATCTAACAATGAGAGTAAGAAGAAGAATCATAAGAATAATCATAAGAATATATTACAGAATAAATCTCTTTTTATAATTAGATTTTTTTCTTTGAAAGTTATATTTTCTTTGTTTGAAATACTATTATAATCTTTTAAATTAATCATATTTTTTTTGTATCATATGTACCTAGGTTTGTGATGGAGATGTTGACTATACCTCAACGTTATCCAAATCAAGAAAAACTAGCTGTGCCGTTGCATATTACAGAATAGTCAATGATATGTGGACATGCACCGTGAACCACCCATTCGAACCCCCTCTCTCTATGAAGCCATCTCAACGTCCCCCTTTGATGACATCATAGCCGGCCGATAACCATGACGTCGACCACCTCTCCCTTGTGCAGCTCCACGTATTGCTCTGTTTTTGGAGGTAGCATCAGGAGACCGTTGGCGCTGCGCATGCTCATCAGCCTGCTGCTCACCTGGTTACCtacaggatggagagagagagagagagagagagagagagagagagagagagagagagagagagagagagagagagagagagagagagagagagagagagagagagagagagagagagagagagagagagagagagagagagagagagagagagagagagagagagagagagaaagggaaagagagagggaaagagattgagagagggaaagggagagagaggaagagagcaagagagagagagagagagagagagagagagagagagagagagggaaagagagatcgagagagggaaagagagattgagagagggaaagagattgagagagggaaagagagagagagggaaagagattgagagagggaaagagattgagagagggaaagagattgagagagagagagaggagacagagagagggaaagagattgagagggagagagagagagagagagagagagagagagagagagagagagagagagagagagagagagagagagagagagagagagagagagagagagagagagagagagagagagagagagagagagagagagagagaaagagagagagagagagagagggaaagggaaagagagagagggaaagagattgagagagggaaagggagagagaggaagagagcaagagagagagagagagagagagagagagagagagagagagagagagggaaagagagatcgagagagggaaagagagattgagagagggaaagagagatcgagagagggaaagagagagagagagagagcgagagagaataaaTGCACTCCAGGCCCTCTGTCAGTGCCCAGTACCACACATGTCCAGGAGGATTACACCCATGACAGTCAGGATGATCTCACTACAACAGCATGCAAGGGAGTGAGAGCCTTCTAATACTACACTGTCTGAAAATAGTCACAGCCAGAGGGTTTGTTAGATGAGAGGACTATAGCTTACCCCTCTACAATTGCCCATGAACAAAGCCAGTGACCAGTCCATTGAGACTGTGACTATTCATTTAGTGTAGTCGTTTAGTATAGAAGTGTATCGCTCCTTATAGCAATGcacaacagaatagaatagaaaataataCAATACAATAGTATGGTTCCATCAGTACCTGTGCTCTGGGCCCATGGCAGAGGCTCCTGGTGGTGCCATGTCAGAATGCAGCGGTGGTACTCAGGGCGAGGGTCCAGCTTCACGTCACATGACAACTACAGGCGACAACCACACAATCAACAGGGCTCATCATGACATGATGACCTCATCATGACATCACATCAGGGTGTGTCCCCCAattatctctcctccctcctgaagtgtgcactcgttcactaCAATTCATACGcatgcatatttttttttttacatatcccaactccccctgagccAACCCACGGAGagcggggtcacggccagggttaGCCATTACCAACGGTGGCCGTAGGGTAAAGTGCCTTGCATAAGGggacatcgacagatttttcaccttgtcagctcagggattggaACTAGAGAACTGTGCCAACGCTCTAActgctagactacctgccaccctaaaTGACCAAGTTAAGAAAGATTCATGGAGTCCTGTGACTTCGTTCTTACCCTGGCTTTGATGATGGTGGGCCGTGGGTCCAGGATCCCCTGCATCTTCCTCAAGGCGGGAATGACGAAGAGGTTACATGTCACCACAGCAGACACGGGGTTACctgggccgggggggggggggggggggagaaagaaagaaaacaagaGTGTGTTAGAAACCAGTCTGGAAACGATTGTCTGATTTCCTCTTTCTCTTTACTTTACACACTACCTGGGAGGGCAAAGATGAGTTTACGAACACCGTCCATGTCCAACGTGGCGAACGTTGTCGGGAGACTGATATGAtgggagaagagaagaagaacaaCAACATGGTCATCAATGAACAATCCATCCACCGGTTCACCTGTCCagccatccctcccttcctccctccatctcaccctgGTTTCATGAAGACTCGTCCAAAGTGGATCTGGGCATGAAGATCAATATCCAGCACCTGTTTCAGATAGTCCTGAAAAAGAGGATCACACAGTTTGGAGTCTTCTAAGGTACATATAAACATTAGACCAAAACAGTTCTAGTGTAGGTGTACCTAAAACCCACATAAGACGTGTGCACCACTGGGGTGTATTCATCAGGCACCAAGGTAACAACAAAAACTGACTGAAATTAGAAGAAAGTATCTGGATCCAATAAGAAACTGAAActctcatttacattttttttgctgCAAAATGTTTTCCGTTTTGGGCCCTTATAAATACAACCCTGTGCTGTGTGAATCCACATAGTATGAACTCCATAATGTCAtgtatctacagtaccagtcaaaagtttggacacacctactcattcaagggtttttatttttactattttctatattgaagacatcaaaactgtgaaataacacatatggaatcatgtagcaacaaaaaagtgttaaataaatcaaaatatattttagattattcaaattatgcaccctttgccttgatgacagctttacacactcttggcattctctcaaccagcttcatgaggaatgcttttcttgaaggagttctcacatatgttgagcacttgttggctgcttttccttcactctgcagtccaactaatcccaaaccatctcaattgggttgaggtcgggtgattgtggaggtcaggtcatctgatgcagcattccatcactctcctctctccttgatcaaatagcccttacacagcctagaggtgtgttttgggtcattgtcctgttgaaaaacaaatgatagtcccactaagcgcaaaccagatgggatggtgtatcgctgccgaatgctgtggtggccatgctggttaagtgtgctttgaattctaaataaatcacagacagcgtcaccaggaaagcacccccacacctcctcctccatgcttcaaggtgggaaccccacatgaggagatcatccgttcacctactctgcgtctcacaaagacacggctgttggaaccaaaaatcgtaaatttggactcattagaccaaaggacagatttccaccgttctgactgattggctcaaatgcattaagaaggaaagaaattccacaaataaacttttaacaaggcacacatgttaatcgaaatgcattccaggtgactacctcatgtagctggttgagagaatgccaagagtgtgcaaagctgtcatcaagggtggctacttagaataATCCCAAATAAGATTCTTCtaaatacatgattccatatgtgttacttcatagttttgatgtcttcactattattctacaatgtagaaaatagtaaaaataaagaaaaacccttgaatgagtaagtgtgtccaaacttttcactggtactgtatgtaaaaatgttaaatgtactgtatatgtaacaaAATATCAAACACCACAATTCCCAATCCAAATAAATAAATGAtcctgttctgtgtgtgattgtaATTAATCCCACATTTCCCCCACATAGTATTAACACAACAATTCCCCACCCCGACCACAAGGTGTCAGAATAGTGCAATGTCATAACCAATGACCATTCATACTCACTATTTGCTCACATACCTTCTCTCCCATAGACACCCCTCCAGAGGTGATGATGACGTCAGCGCGGCTGATGCCCTCGTTTAGGGCATTCAGCAGGTCATCTGGGCTGTGGGGCCGATAGACAGAGAACAGTTACCATCACACACCATATATAGGGTTACAGAGGGATGGATgacaggaggagatggaggaagaagaggagggtgaggaagatcaggaggaagatgaggaggaagtCGTCTGGGCTGTGGGGCCAATAGACAGTGAACAGTTACTAGTTACCATCACACACCATAGAGGAggcgagaggaagaggagagaggaggaggcaaAGTAGGGGCAGGAAGAGGAATATAAAACAAAAGGAGAgtagaaagagaggaatagaagGAGTAtcaggaacaggaagaggaagatggTAGAGACAAGGAGAAAGATAATGAGataaagggaggagggagaggaagacggTAGAGACAAGGAGAAAGATAATGAGAtaaagggaggaggaagaggaagacggtAGAGACAAGGAGAAAGATAATGAGAtaaagggaggaggaagaggaagacggtAGAGACAAGGAGAAAGATAATGAGAtaaagggaggaggaagaggaagacggtAGAGACAAGGAGAAAGATAATGAGAtaaagggaggaggaagaggaagacggtAGAGACAAGGAGAAAGATAATGAGAtaaagggaggaggaagaggaagacggtAGAGACAAGGAGAAAGATAATGAGAtaaagggaggaggaagaggaagacggtAGAGACAAGGAGAAAGATAATGAGAtaaagggaggaggaagaggaagatggtaGAGACAAGGAGAAAGATAATGAGAtaaagggaggaggaagaggaagatggtaGAGACAAGGAGAAAGATAATGAGAtaaagggaggaggaagaggaagacggtAGAGACAAGGAGAAAGATAATGAGAtaaagggaggaggaagaggaagctgcTAGAGACAAGGAGAAAGATAATGAGAtaaagggaggaggaagaggaagacggtAGAGACAAGGAGAAAGATAATGAGAtaaagggaggaggaagaggaagatgctAGAGACAAGGAGAAAGATAATGAGATAAAGGGAGGAGGGAAAGGAAGATGCTAGAGACAAGGAGAAAGATAATGAGAtaaagggaggaggaagaggaagacgaaCAGAAAGAGGAGCAGGGAGAAGAGTGTGAAGTCCTACTTGTCTCCCACGATGCCCAGGTTGATGGTGGGGTATCCGTGCTCCTGGATGGTGGCGAGCAGCGTGGAACGGTTACTGTCCCTGATCTTTCCTGGGTGGAGGTCGTCCTCAGGGTTTAACAGCTAGAGACAGCAGGGGAAGTGTTCATTAggtaccaaacggaagaaaacagccTGAAAACAGGGAGAGACTACCAggatttgtccaataagaaaagctcatttttgttttctgttcctaaatgttttaaaggcccagtgttttttaaatgtaatatctgggtaacaatgaagtcATTTACTGTAATAGCTGTAATAGTTTGCTAGAATTTTTAACAGAAaactttctcaagcaagaatttagatAGAAATATCTGGGACTGGTCTGAGTGGAGCGGGAAAGTGCACCAGAGCGGTGGATTATCCACAGTTAGGATTGTGGCGCCAGGATCAATCCGCCAGAGTGGAGGGTCTTAATGGGATATGAAACTTCAAAACTAGTTGTTATTAgctgagaggtttggaactctctgtCTCACTTCGTTGCCTGTGGACATGACGGCCACCACGGGGAACTTCTGCACCTCCACCTCGGTGACTCCTACGGTGGCCAGCAGGCCAATCTCAGAGGGGCCCATGTGGGTTCCCTTAGACAGGACACACTCCCCACGCTTGATGTCATGACCTATGGGcctggagggaggggagacaaGGACGTTTAATAGGAAGGTTAAAGAGGTGGTATGTATACAGAGGAACATAAAAACACACTTTTATTCActtttacacacaaacacatggaagCAGGCTTGCAAGCACGCaaacacaagcaaacacacacacacacacacaccggatgTCTTGTCCGGGACGGGCCTGTACGAGGATCCGCACCTCCAGCTCCTCTGTGCCCTGAGAAGGAGAAACCAACAAACCTGTAAGGAGCTATTACACAAAACACCTTCCCTACTGTCATCACCTTCACTACTGTCATCACCTTCCCTACTGTCATCACCTTCCCTACTGTCATCACCTTCACTACTCTTCCATTCAAAACACCCTCCCACCAGCCCTGCCTAGCCACACTGCAAAGTCCCACGGCCCCATGAACTTGACCCTATACCCTGGAACTAGGCCCTATACCCTGGAACTAGGCCCTATACCCTGGAACTAGGCCCTATACCCTGGAACTAGGCCCTATACCCTGGAACTAGGCCCTATCTCCCTTGTTAGAAGCAGTAGCAGTAAGGTCCTGTGGGCCATTCTGGCTCAGACAAAGCTTGCTTCCTTACTTGATTTACTTTCCCTCCTGAATATATCCTTTATTATTATTACACCATCCCTCTAAGAGACCCTCTTTAGTCGCTCTCCATAGGGCTAAGGGTCAGGGGTCAAAGGTGAGACTTACGTCCTCAGATTCGCGGAGCAGCTCTGTATCCTCCACCTGCACCACAGCGTCTGCCCCACAGGGGATAGGAGCCCCCGTCGTCACCCTCATCACCTGGCCCGGCATCACTGTGTGGGTGGGctgcagggacagagagactggtgtCAAATatgcacacatgcgcacacacatgcatatttacagacacaaactcacacgcacacacacactgcaaacaTATCAGTGGAATGTCCCCCTAGGCCAGGGGTTCCCAAACCCATTTAATATCAAAAAGCTGTTTGATTACATCAAAAAAGTTATGTAATCAAAGGCTAATGTTTCCTGTTTTTATTGGGGCTTTAACAGTCTACTACAAATCAGTGTGACAGTACTTTTGGCATTATTTCAATCTGAAGGAAGTATGGTTTGAAatgactgaaatgcatcagaaatgTATTGGGAAGTTCAGAAGATCATTAGGCAATCATTTcgttacttcactacattctttaaaaaaatactttttactccatacattttccctgacacccaa
This region of Salvelinus alpinus chromosome 8, SLU_Salpinus.1, whole genome shotgun sequence genomic DNA includes:
- the LOC139582565 gene encoding gephyrin isoform X16, whose translation is MKEAVDELEDLPSPPPPLSPPPNSSPRRQTEDKGVQCEEEDDDKKDSGVASTEDSSSSHITAASIAAKVTNGEIPDSIISRGVQVLPRDTGSLSTTPSESPRAQATSRLSTASCPTPKARLPSCSSTLSIAEASRREFRAHLDEVITLKSRYSTLDQLQCRLEGLKDDRRSHRTFSSRVQSRCSSKENILRSSHSAVDITKVARRHRMSPFPLTSMDKAFITVLEMTAVLGTEIINYRDGMGRVLAQEVYAKDNLPPFPASVKDGYAVRAADGPGDRFIIGESQAGEQPTHTVMPGQVMRVTTGAPIPCGADAVVQVEDTELLRESEDGTEELEVRILVQARPGQDIRPIGHDIKRGECVLSKGTHMGPSEIGLLATVGVTEVEVQKFPVVAVMSTGNELLNPEDDLHPGKIRDSNRSTLLATIQEHGYPTINLGIVGDNPDDLLNALNEGISRADVIITSGGVSMGEKVCEQIDYLKQVLDIDLHAQIHFGRVFMKPGLPTTFATLDMDGVRKLIFALPGSNPVSAVVTCNLFVIPALRKMQGILDPRPTIIKARLSCDVKLDPRPEYHRCILTWHHQEPLPWAQSTGNQVSSRLMSMRSANGLLMLPPKTEQYVELHKGEVVDVMVIGRL